The Thermococcus sp. MV5 genome includes a window with the following:
- a CDS encoding nucleotidyl transferase AbiEii/AbiGii toxin family protein, with protein MDERMLKYTAARMGLGLNYVDKEEKISLLLSQLWEIFGEKAILKGGTALNRVYLAKIGATRFSEDIDIDYFNGNVEVSAREIIEGMKKIEEFNVKGPRILHRTFRFDCYYTNALGNRDRVKVEFYLSRPPYIEAKVELVKSPFIDSYPTMFTVYSLEDLLAKKIVALYNRMEGKDIYDVFHALNMEFEMEKFLKALELTLTFYRIEGDFWRALISKLNQAKKNARQVGNSTNHFIPKTLRPNWEELIESLRFRIEELLNNKIQRRQGKTYG; from the coding sequence ATGGATGAGAGGATGCTCAAATACACAGCTGCCAGGATGGGCCTTGGTTTAAACTATGTTGATAAGGAGGAGAAGATCTCTTTGCTCTTAAGTCAGCTGTGGGAGATTTTTGGTGAGAAGGCAATCCTAAAAGGCGGAACAGCACTCAACAGAGTTTATTTGGCTAAGATTGGAGCGACAAGATTTTCGGAGGATATAGATATTGACTACTTTAATGGGAATGTTGAGGTATCAGCCAGGGAAATAATTGAAGGGATGAAGAAAATCGAAGAGTTTAACGTGAAAGGGCCAAGGATTCTTCACAGAACTTTTCGCTTTGATTGCTATTACACCAATGCACTTGGCAATAGAGATCGGGTGAAGGTGGAGTTCTACCTCAGCAGACCGCCATACATTGAAGCAAAGGTTGAGCTGGTGAAGTCGCCATTCATTGATAGTTATCCTACAATGTTCACGGTTTATTCACTCGAGGATTTGCTTGCGAAGAAGATTGTTGCTTTATACAACCGCATGGAGGGCAAAGACATCTATGATGTTTTTCATGCTCTTAACATGGAGTTTGAGATGGAAAAATTCCTGAAAGCTTTGGAGCTCACCCTAACGTTCTACCGCATTGAGGGAGATTTTTGGAGAGCGTTAATTAGTAAGTTAAATCAAGCAAAGAAAAATGCCCGTCAGGTTGGCAATTCAACCAACCACTTTATTCCCAAGACGTTACGCCCAAACTGGGAGGAGCTCATTGAAAGCCTGCGTTTCAGGATAGAAGAACTTTTAAATAACAAGATTCAAAGGAGACAGGGGAAAACTTACGGATAG
- a CDS encoding type IV toxin-antitoxin system AbiEi family antitoxin, with amino-acid sequence MVKNYYLSRTEQELMNILKSAEIVSIQEVVDLFPRLSKDMVKKVLSSLVRKGYLYRIEKGLYLVNEEPGRPLIKNPYQIALVLFPGYIAFSSALRLYGLIEYEPFTIFVATPGKSGKKEIGEYTIKAVALGKKAVGITLKNGIYTSTPAKTFFDCFYKPSYCGGYSEVTKALYEAEGINWDEFLSYFKRFASNSLCQRTGYILELVKMELKVDIPEEVIEYFKSRVRTWTKLVPTLPSRGKGVREWKVIDNLGKERILGWAYG; translated from the coding sequence ATGGTGAAAAATTACTACCTTTCAAGAACCGAGCAGGAATTAATGAACATTCTTAAGAGTGCTGAGATAGTGAGTATTCAAGAGGTAGTGGACCTGTTTCCAAGGTTAAGTAAGGATATGGTTAAAAAAGTACTCTCAAGCCTTGTCAGAAAGGGTTACCTCTACAGAATTGAAAAAGGTCTGTATCTTGTGAATGAAGAACCTGGGAGGCCTTTGATAAAAAATCCTTATCAAATAGCACTAGTGTTATTCCCTGGTTACATTGCATTCTCCTCGGCATTGAGGCTCTATGGCCTCATCGAATATGAGCCATTCACGATATTTGTGGCTACGCCAGGGAAGTCAGGTAAAAAAGAAATTGGGGAGTACACCATAAAAGCCGTTGCCTTGGGTAAAAAAGCCGTGGGAATAACCCTTAAGAACGGAATCTATACATCCACCCCGGCCAAGACTTTCTTTGACTGTTTTTATAAACCTAGCTACTGTGGTGGTTATTCTGAAGTAACAAAAGCACTTTATGAAGCTGAGGGTATAAACTGGGATGAGTTCTTGAGCTATTTTAAACGCTTTGCAAGTAATTCTCTTTGCCAGAGAACGGGCTACATCTTGGAGCTTGTGAAAATGGAGCTCAAAGTCGATATTCCTGAGGAGGTTATTGAATATTTTAAGAGCAGAGTTAGAACTTGGACAAAGCTTGTTCCAACGCTTCCTTCCAGAGGAAAGGGCGTTAGAGAGTGGAAGGTAATTGATAACCTCGGAAAGGAAAGGATTTTGGGGTGGGCATATGGATGA
- a CDS encoding cation transporter, producing MFLVAYEIARDSVGRLLAGISIEVNSIMLGVAVIPVLVKEAMTQYTLWIGKKLNNQILITDAYHHRSDVLSTIAVLFGLLAEKFGFKYGDSFVVDIKGVTKWNFLVSC from the coding sequence TTGTTTTTAGTTGCTTATGAAATTGCAAGGGACTCTGTAGGTAGATTACTAGCTGGGATTTCAATTGAAGTGAATTCCATAATGCTCGGCGTTGCAGTTATCCCGGTACTTGTTAAAGAAGCAATGACTCAATACACCCTTTGGATTGGGAAGAAGCTCAACAATCAGATTCTCATAACAGATGCATACCATCACAGAAGCGATGTTTTAAGTACAATAGCTGTTCTTTTTGGTTTGTTGGCTGAGAAATTTGGGTTTAAGTATGGAGATTCATTTGTAGTTGACATAAAAGGAGTTACAAAGTGGAATTTTCTAGTTTCCTGTTAG